From a single Bradyrhizobium sediminis genomic region:
- a CDS encoding ABC transporter substrate-binding protein, giving the protein MSNNNQFTRRSLLKTAGGIALMSGISAPAILRAQTAEVIRIGHLTPRTGFLGPLGEYAAMAADLAVEEINAAGGMMGRKVELLKEDSVNPQTASTKAERMIERDKVACIIGEISSASCLTIAQVASRTKTLYINTGGNSDALRGKDCQRYMFHVESQNSMYVKTVGRSFLRDGLVKGKKWYSLTADYSFGHDLLKVSKRFMEANGGQFAGDDLVPTDAADFSAYLLKIREAKPDLVAINLAGNQTTNFLKQYAEFGLTIPVGGFGFDTALAWAAGKGNFVGTWPVVWHHLIDTPGSKAFVAAFTKKYNKPPENQAWGDYVAIKIVAQTINELKSAESPKIIQHFEKGAKYDLLKTRPGYFRASDHQLMHEMYAVTALPADKIKNQWDIFASSPAVPGPNEDLEVIAATKEENSCTFPS; this is encoded by the coding sequence ATGTCCAATAATAATCAATTCACGCGCCGCAGCCTGTTGAAGACCGCCGGCGGCATTGCCCTGATGTCGGGCATCTCAGCGCCGGCGATCCTGCGCGCGCAGACAGCCGAGGTCATCAGGATCGGCCATCTGACGCCGCGCACCGGCTTTCTCGGACCGCTCGGCGAATACGCCGCGATGGCGGCCGATCTTGCGGTCGAGGAGATCAACGCCGCGGGCGGCATGATGGGCCGCAAGGTGGAGCTGTTGAAGGAGGATTCGGTCAATCCGCAGACCGCATCCACCAAGGCCGAGCGCATGATCGAGCGCGACAAGGTGGCCTGCATCATCGGCGAGATTTCATCCGCCTCGTGCCTGACCATCGCGCAGGTCGCCTCGCGCACCAAGACCCTTTACATCAACACCGGCGGCAATTCGGACGCGCTGCGCGGCAAGGATTGCCAGCGCTATATGTTCCATGTCGAGTCGCAGAATTCTATGTATGTGAAGACCGTCGGCCGCTCGTTCCTGCGCGACGGCCTGGTCAAGGGCAAGAAGTGGTACTCGCTGACGGCGGATTATTCCTTCGGCCATGACCTGCTGAAAGTTTCAAAGCGCTTCATGGAAGCCAATGGCGGCCAATTCGCCGGTGACGATCTGGTGCCGACCGACGCCGCCGATTTCTCCGCCTATCTGTTGAAGATCCGCGAAGCCAAGCCCGACCTGGTCGCGATCAATCTCGCGGGCAACCAGACCACCAACTTCCTCAAGCAGTATGCCGAGTTCGGCCTCACCATCCCGGTCGGCGGCTTTGGTTTCGACACCGCATTGGCCTGGGCCGCCGGCAAGGGCAACTTCGTCGGCACCTGGCCGGTGGTCTGGCATCACCTCATCGACACCCCCGGCAGCAAGGCGTTCGTGGCGGCCTTCACCAAGAAATACAACAAGCCGCCGGAGAACCAGGCCTGGGGCGACTACGTCGCCATCAAGATCGTGGCGCAGACCATCAATGAGCTGAAATCGGCGGAATCGCCCAAGATCATCCAGCACTTCGAGAAGGGTGCGAAGTACGACCTGCTGAAGACCCGGCCGGGCTATTTCCGCGCATCGGATCATCAATTGATGCACGAAATGTACGCGGTCACCGCGCTTCCCGCCGACAAGATCAAGAACCAGTGGGACATCTTCGCTTCCAGCCCGGCGGTGCCCGGCCCCAACGAAGATCTCGAAGTGATCGCCGCTACCAAGGAAGAGAACAGCTGCACGTTCCCGAGCTAA
- a CDS encoding GntR family transcriptional regulator, giving the protein MNLPTALNLVEPLDRQTLGERAYAKLADLLISGRLAPGEKLSLRAAADVLGVSIMPVREAVSRLVADKALEVTPNRAVRVPLMSAAQFSDLTKVRIAIEGHAAAQAALHRDADDLNSIARAEEAMRTESESSAPDLPRAVELNKTFHFAVYEAAHSPILVEIIRALWLKAGPVINLDLRANPERLAKGDAIRFHANVRNAIAAGNGEAAQAGIAGDIRSAADFILSRGGLAD; this is encoded by the coding sequence TTGAATTTGCCCACCGCCCTCAACCTGGTGGAACCGCTCGACCGTCAGACCTTGGGCGAGCGCGCCTATGCCAAACTGGCCGATCTCCTGATTTCCGGCCGGCTCGCGCCGGGCGAGAAATTATCGCTGCGCGCAGCGGCGGATGTGCTCGGCGTCTCCATCATGCCCGTGCGCGAGGCGGTGTCGCGGCTGGTTGCCGACAAGGCGCTGGAGGTAACGCCGAACCGCGCGGTCCGCGTTCCCCTGATGTCGGCGGCGCAGTTCAGCGACCTGACCAAAGTGCGGATCGCCATCGAGGGCCACGCGGCGGCGCAGGCCGCGCTGCATCGTGACGCCGATGACCTCAACTCGATCGCCCGCGCGGAAGAAGCGATGCGGACGGAGAGCGAGTCGTCCGCGCCCGACCTGCCGCGCGCGGTCGAACTCAACAAGACCTTTCACTTTGCGGTTTACGAAGCGGCGCATTCGCCGATCCTGGTGGAAATCATCCGCGCGCTCTGGCTCAAGGCGGGACCGGTGATCAATCTCGATCTGCGAGCCAACCCCGAGCGGCTCGCCAAGGGCGATGCGATCCGGTTTCACGCCAATGTGCGCAACGCCATCGCCGCCGGCAACGGCGAGGCCGCGCAGGCCGGAATTGCCGGCGACATAAGAAGTGCTGCGGACTTCATCCTGTCGCGCGGCGGCCTTGCCGACTGA
- a CDS encoding SDR family oxidoreductase — MDLELKALRVLVTAGANGIGLAIARRFAAEGARVHTCDVDEMALSALAASDPAITSTPCDVSDRAAVQKLFAEATAKLGGLDVLVNNAGVAGPTAKVEEMNPEDWDRCLEICLTGQFNCVRLAVPHLRKSRNASIVNISSAAGRLGFAMRTPYAAAKWGVIGFTKSLSIELGPDNIRVNAILPGLVAGDRQRRVLEAKAQQRGISYAEMERTAFSYTSIKDYVTPEQIADQILFMCSPRGKTISGQAISVCGDTQMLG; from the coding sequence ATGGATCTCGAACTCAAGGCTTTGCGCGTGCTGGTAACCGCCGGCGCCAACGGCATCGGGCTTGCCATCGCGCGGCGTTTCGCAGCCGAAGGCGCCAGGGTTCACACCTGCGATGTCGATGAAATGGCGCTGTCGGCGCTGGCCGCCAGCGATCCCGCGATCACGTCGACACCCTGCGACGTCTCCGACCGCGCGGCGGTTCAGAAGCTGTTCGCGGAAGCGACGGCAAAGCTCGGCGGCCTCGACGTGCTGGTCAACAACGCCGGCGTCGCCGGCCCGACCGCCAAGGTCGAGGAGATGAATCCGGAAGACTGGGACCGTTGCCTGGAAATCTGCCTGACCGGGCAATTCAACTGCGTCAGGCTTGCGGTACCGCATTTGCGCAAGAGCAGGAACGCATCGATCGTCAATATCTCCTCGGCCGCCGGCCGGCTCGGCTTTGCCATGCGCACGCCCTATGCCGCGGCGAAATGGGGCGTGATCGGCTTCACCAAATCGCTGTCGATCGAACTCGGACCGGACAACATCCGCGTCAATGCGATTCTGCCCGGCCTGGTCGCCGGCGACCGGCAGCGCCGGGTGCTGGAAGCCAAGGCGCAGCAGCGCGGGATTTCCTACGCCGAAATGGAACGCACGGCGTTTTCTTACACCTCGATCAAGGACTACGTGACGCCGGAGCAGATCGCCGACCAGATCCTGTTCATGTGCAGCCCGCGCGGCAAGACGATTTCCGGGCAGGCGATCTCGGTCTGCGGCGATACCCAGATGCTGGGATGA
- a CDS encoding DUF6789 family protein, with product MNADRIWRTTLAGLCGSVAHSGLMFLKSGMGWLPSFQPYDELQQALSQLAGSSVHPSILWALSFLNGSVVLGFLFGHAYPLLPGQSGAAKGFVFGVLGWILMGLVFFPMLGRGLFATQAGLGFQPAVFSLLMVLSYSVILGLIYSALNAGGAAEQDSR from the coding sequence ATGAACGCCGACCGGATCTGGAGAACCACGCTTGCCGGACTATGCGGAAGCGTTGCTCACTCCGGCCTCATGTTCCTGAAGTCCGGAATGGGCTGGCTGCCGTCGTTTCAACCCTATGACGAACTGCAGCAGGCCCTGAGCCAGTTGGCAGGAAGCTCGGTTCATCCGTCGATACTATGGGCGCTTTCGTTCCTGAACGGTTCTGTCGTACTCGGCTTCCTGTTCGGCCACGCCTACCCGTTGTTGCCGGGTCAAAGCGGCGCCGCCAAGGGATTCGTCTTCGGTGTGCTCGGCTGGATCTTGATGGGCCTGGTGTTCTTTCCGATGCTGGGGCGCGGCCTGTTCGCCACGCAGGCCGGCCTCGGCTTTCAGCCGGCCGTGTTTTCGCTGCTGATGGTGCTGTCCTACAGCGTGATCCTGGGCCTGATCTATTCCGCACTCAACGCAGGCGGCGCGGCGGAGCAGGACAGCCGCTAG
- a CDS encoding spermidine synthase translates to MIPWKQIDTARVPGAEVELRLMQRGAEFSMKIGPNELMNSRLSGSEEALATLACRRLEAVKAPHLLIGGLGMGFTLRAALAVLGSKARITVAELVPAVIAWAKGPMAEIFGDSLSDPRATILCADVIEVIQSHPATFDAILLDVDNGPEGLIRKANDALYDPGGLKAIRRALRPGGVLAVWSSGPHPAFSKRLRDAGFAVNEVAVRATARRSGARHVIWFATRP, encoded by the coding sequence ATGATTCCATGGAAGCAGATCGATACCGCTCGCGTGCCCGGCGCCGAGGTCGAACTTCGCCTGATGCAGCGCGGCGCCGAATTCTCCATGAAGATCGGGCCGAACGAACTGATGAACAGCCGTCTCAGCGGTTCGGAGGAGGCGCTGGCCACGCTCGCTTGCCGAAGGCTGGAAGCGGTCAAGGCGCCGCACCTGTTGATCGGCGGCCTCGGCATGGGCTTCACGCTGCGCGCCGCGCTCGCCGTGCTGGGATCGAAGGCGCGGATCACGGTGGCCGAACTGGTGCCGGCCGTGATCGCCTGGGCGAAAGGCCCGATGGCGGAGATTTTTGGTGACAGCCTCAGCGATCCGCGCGCCACCATTCTGTGCGCTGACGTCATCGAGGTGATTCAGTCTCACCCCGCCACGTTCGATGCCATCCTGCTCGATGTCGACAACGGCCCGGAGGGATTGATCCGGAAAGCGAACGATGCGCTCTACGACCCCGGCGGATTGAAGGCGATCCGCCGGGCGCTACGGCCGGGCGGCGTGCTCGCGGTCTGGTCGTCGGGGCCGCATCCGGCCTTCTCCAAACGGCTTCGCGACGCCGGCTTCGCGGTGAACGAGGTTGCCGTGCGCGCCACCGCCAGGCGCAGCGGCGCGCGCCATGTCATCTGGTTCGCGACGCGGCCTTGA
- a CDS encoding extracellular catalytic domain type 2 short-chain-length polyhydroxyalkanoate depolymerase: MVVAALRRTSIAIGCVAFVAGPALAQAPAALPGYNAAIGESSISGISSGAFMAVQFATAWSSVIKGVGVVAGGPYWCAKANGFFSYWSSITNATGPCLSGPLPGMSNFFAKADAKSASGAIDSLQFVRRQKIYLFHGYNDKVVARSVADAAADFYRHYLGEANRGNLYYQTTIGAGHSLVVAQDPPRADLNECRASISPFIDQCGYDQAGIILQHIYGALSSPKAGPLSGTIKPFDQSLYTKPGSAGSLSLGKTGYVFVPKECENGEACRVHIALHGCNQQVGSEIGRRFIERSGYNAWADANRLIVLYPQTTAKWYPYNPHACWDWWGYVDYDDSYVTKSGAQVRTIKAMLDALTARATPAASSPAPAGASIMLRVIDRSDTGADLAWVPVAGATAYRVFRAGAGGPFTAVAVVAGPSFADSGLTPKTAYRWRIAAIVNGVEGPASDEAAAATRPVPAPCANPGACPIGE, from the coding sequence ATGGTCGTTGCAGCGTTGCGCCGGACTTCCATCGCGATTGGCTGCGTGGCGTTTGTCGCCGGGCCGGCGCTGGCTCAAGCGCCCGCGGCGCTCCCCGGCTACAATGCCGCCATCGGCGAAAGCTCGATATCCGGCATCTCCTCCGGCGCGTTCATGGCGGTCCAGTTCGCCACCGCCTGGTCTTCGGTGATCAAGGGTGTCGGCGTGGTCGCCGGCGGGCCGTATTGGTGTGCGAAGGCCAACGGGTTCTTCAGCTACTGGTCTTCGATTACCAACGCGACGGGCCCATGCTTGTCCGGGCCGCTTCCCGGAATGAGCAACTTCTTCGCCAAGGCCGACGCCAAGTCGGCTTCCGGCGCGATCGACTCGCTGCAGTTCGTGCGGCGGCAGAAAATTTATCTGTTCCACGGCTATAACGACAAGGTGGTGGCACGATCGGTCGCCGATGCGGCTGCGGATTTCTATCGCCACTATCTCGGCGAGGCCAACCGCGGCAACCTCTACTACCAGACCACGATCGGAGCCGGGCATTCGCTGGTGGTCGCGCAGGATCCGCCCCGCGCCGACCTCAATGAATGCAGGGCAAGTATCAGCCCGTTCATCGATCAATGCGGCTATGACCAGGCCGGAATCATTCTCCAGCACATTTACGGTGCGTTGAGTAGCCCGAAGGCCGGTCCGTTGAGCGGGACGATCAAGCCGTTCGATCAGTCGCTTTACACCAAGCCCGGCAGCGCCGGTTCGCTGAGCCTGGGCAAGACCGGCTACGTGTTCGTGCCCAAGGAATGCGAGAATGGCGAGGCGTGCCGCGTCCATATCGCCTTGCACGGTTGCAACCAGCAGGTAGGCTCCGAAATCGGGCGGCGTTTCATCGAGCGTAGCGGATACAATGCCTGGGCAGATGCCAATCGTCTGATCGTGCTCTATCCGCAAACCACCGCGAAATGGTATCCCTACAATCCCCACGCTTGCTGGGACTGGTGGGGTTACGTCGATTACGACGACAGCTATGTCACCAAGTCCGGGGCGCAGGTCAGGACGATCAAGGCGATGCTCGACGCATTGACCGCGCGCGCGACACCGGCGGCGTCCTCACCTGCACCCGCCGGGGCTTCGATCATGCTCAGGGTCATCGACCGGTCGGACACCGGCGCCGATCTGGCATGGGTTCCGGTGGCTGGGGCGACAGCCTACCGCGTCTTTCGGGCCGGAGCCGGCGGCCCATTTACAGCGGTGGCGGTGGTGGCCGGGCCCAGTTTCGCCGATTCCGGCCTGACGCCAAAAACCGCCTATCGCTGGCGCATCGCGGCGATCGTGAACGGGGTCGAAGGTCCGGCTTCCGATGAGGCCGCGGCCGCGACGCGGCCGGTGCCCGCGCCCTGCGCCAATCCCGGCGCCTGCCCGATTGGCGAATGA
- a CDS encoding AMP-binding protein, which translates to MYTGKHAHLRPLQPAFIMASTGEAVTYRELEARCNRLAHLLRQRGLKRLDHYAVFMENNGRYLEACGAGERSGLYYTCVNSYLTPGELAYIVNNSESRILITSVAKLDVAREALKECPKVELCIVADGPGESERIVGLQEATRGMPKTPIPDECIGTAMLYSSGTTGRPKGILRPLPEQPATQQLPIFDFLQKLWQYREGMIYLSPAPLYHSAPQAAVNLTIRSGGTAIIMEHFDPERYLELVEKWGVTHTQLVPTMFSRMLKLPEAARKRHDLSSLEIAIHAAAPCPAAVKEDMIKWWGPIIHEYYGATEGLGFTACDSAEWLAHRGSVGKVLLGDLHILDEDMKPCPIGTPGTVWFKTATPFEYFNDPNKTREARSPDGTMSTVGDVGYVDSDGFLYLTDRSTFMIISGGVNIYPQECENLLITHPKIADAAVFGVPNADLGEEVKAVVQPMPGIQPGPELAEELIQFCSQSLSRQKVPRSIDFEAELPRLPTGKLYKRLLRDRYWGDKTTRIV; encoded by the coding sequence ATGTACACCGGCAAGCATGCTCATCTTCGTCCGCTGCAGCCCGCCTTCATCATGGCGAGTACCGGCGAGGCCGTGACCTATCGGGAGCTCGAGGCGCGCTGCAATCGCCTGGCGCACCTGTTGCGCCAGCGCGGCCTGAAGCGGCTCGACCATTATGCCGTATTCATGGAGAACAACGGCCGCTACCTCGAAGCCTGCGGCGCCGGCGAACGGTCCGGACTGTATTACACTTGCGTCAATTCATATCTGACGCCGGGCGAACTCGCCTACATCGTCAACAACAGTGAATCCCGCATCCTCATCACCTCGGTTGCAAAGCTCGACGTGGCCCGCGAAGCGCTCAAGGAATGCCCCAAGGTCGAACTCTGCATCGTCGCCGATGGTCCGGGCGAGAGCGAGCGCATCGTCGGCCTGCAGGAAGCAACCCGCGGGATGCCGAAGACGCCGATACCGGACGAATGCATCGGCACCGCGATGCTCTATTCGTCGGGCACCACCGGCCGGCCGAAGGGCATTCTGCGCCCGCTGCCGGAACAGCCGGCGACCCAGCAACTGCCGATCTTCGATTTTCTGCAAAAGCTCTGGCAGTACCGCGAAGGCATGATCTACCTGTCGCCGGCGCCGCTCTATCACTCGGCGCCGCAGGCCGCGGTCAATCTCACGATCCGCAGCGGCGGCACCGCCATCATCATGGAGCACTTCGATCCCGAGCGTTACCTCGAGCTGGTCGAGAAATGGGGCGTCACCCATACCCAGCTGGTGCCGACGATGTTCTCGCGGATGCTGAAGCTGCCGGAGGCCGCGCGCAAGCGCCACGATTTGTCGTCGCTCGAAATCGCGATCCATGCGGCGGCGCCGTGTCCGGCGGCGGTGAAGGAAGACATGATCAAGTGGTGGGGGCCGATCATCCACGAATATTACGGCGCCACCGAAGGGCTCGGCTTTACCGCCTGCGACAGCGCGGAATGGCTCGCCCACCGCGGCAGCGTCGGCAAGGTGCTGCTCGGCGACCTGCACATCCTCGACGAAGACATGAAGCCGTGCCCGATAGGTACGCCGGGCACGGTCTGGTTCAAGACCGCCACCCCGTTCGAATATTTCAACGATCCGAACAAGACCAGGGAAGCCCGCTCGCCTGACGGCACCATGAGCACGGTCGGCGACGTCGGTTATGTCGACAGCGACGGCTTTCTCTATCTGACCGACCGCTCGACCTTCATGATCATCTCCGGCGGCGTCAACATTTACCCGCAGGAATGCGAGAACCTCCTGATCACCCATCCCAAGATCGCGGATGCCGCGGTGTTCGGCGTGCCCAATGCCGATCTCGGCGAGGAGGTGAAGGCGGTGGTGCAGCCGATGCCGGGCATTCAGCCGGGCCCCGAGCTTGCCGAGGAACTGATCCAGTTCTGCAGCCAGTCGCTGTCGCGCCAGAAGGTGCCCCGCTCGATCGACTTCGAAGCGGAACTGCCGCGGCTGCCGACCGGCAAGCTCTACAAGCGGCTGCTGCGCGATCGCTACTGGGGCGACAAGACGACGCGGATCGTGTGA
- a CDS encoding iron-containing alcohol dehydrogenase, with translation MYKGRVVFGAMDEVVFGTAAAGAVVAQMNRLGTTRAFLMVSGTLNRQTDEIEKIRRSLGARCVGTFDAMPAHTPRHAVIAASEQARAANADLIVTVGGGSITDGAKAVQICLANDVRSVEDIDRVRAHKGVAPPINPPVVRQVSVPTTIAGGEFSAIAGVTNERTKVKEMLRHDLVMPRAAILDPALTVHTPEWLFLSTGIRAVDHCVEGLCSREAHPYADAQAIKGLSMLAEGLPRVKADARDLDARMDCQIGTWLSMGPLSSGVPMGASHGIGYVLGAVYDVPHGYTSCVMLPSVLRWNKSANAGRQALVAAAMGQPGKDAGDVLEAFIRGLGMPCSLQDVRIGPEHFDRIAEQAMGTPWIPRNPRKIDSPAQVREILLLAA, from the coding sequence GTGTACAAGGGCCGCGTCGTTTTCGGCGCCATGGACGAGGTGGTTTTCGGCACTGCCGCCGCCGGGGCCGTGGTCGCGCAGATGAACCGCCTGGGCACGACCCGCGCCTTCCTGATGGTCAGCGGCACGCTCAACCGCCAGACCGACGAGATCGAGAAGATTCGCAGAAGCCTCGGCGCGCGTTGCGTGGGCACTTTCGATGCGATGCCCGCGCACACGCCGCGCCACGCCGTGATTGCCGCTTCCGAACAGGCCCGCGCCGCCAATGCCGATCTCATCGTCACGGTGGGCGGCGGCTCGATCACCGACGGCGCCAAGGCGGTGCAGATCTGCCTCGCCAACGATGTTCGCAGCGTCGAGGATATCGACAGGGTCCGGGCCCACAAGGGCGTCGCGCCGCCGATCAATCCGCCTGTCGTGCGCCAGGTCAGCGTGCCGACCACGATTGCCGGCGGCGAATTCAGCGCAATCGCCGGGGTCACCAACGAGCGCACCAAGGTCAAGGAAATGCTGCGCCACGACCTGGTGATGCCGCGCGCGGCGATCCTCGATCCCGCGTTGACCGTACACACGCCGGAATGGCTGTTTCTTTCGACCGGCATCCGCGCCGTCGACCATTGCGTCGAAGGCCTGTGTTCGCGCGAGGCGCATCCCTACGCCGACGCCCAGGCGATCAAGGGATTGTCGATGCTGGCCGAAGGCCTGCCGCGCGTGAAGGCCGACGCCCGCGATCTCGACGCGCGGATGGACTGCCAGATCGGCACCTGGCTCTCGATGGGCCCGCTGTCTTCGGGGGTGCCGATGGGGGCGAGCCACGGCATCGGCTATGTGCTCGGCGCCGTCTACGACGTGCCGCACGGATATACTTCCTGCGTGATGCTGCCGTCGGTGCTGCGCTGGAACAAATCCGCCAATGCCGGGCGGCAGGCACTGGTCGCCGCAGCAATGGGGCAGCCCGGCAAGGACGCCGGCGACGTGCTGGAGGCCTTCATCCGCGGCCTCGGCATGCCCTGCAGCCTGCAGGACGTCAGAATCGGCCCCGAGCATTTCGACCGCATCGCGGAGCAGGCGATGGGCACACCGTGGATCCCGCGCAACCCGCGCAAGATCGATTCGCCGGCGCAGGTGCGCGAAATTCTTCTTCTGGCCGCATAA
- a CDS encoding AraC family transcriptional regulator — MTDAGTEPLHRFPVFRTSDPEELRHFGSTLFGAARIDLGETDRFEARVNLITLPEIGLAFGATSCDLAADHLAADFIRLQIALKGHATTAAAGLTTDISQRQLAITPSGAASRTVCEAGHERLTLRLNQGALLQKMTALIGVKPRGELVFQSAIGADQPHAQGLCQLLQFLSRQLDSTASSLPAAACHELEQAVQIAFLWASRHTFSHLLERQEKQPAPGVVRRLEDFIEANWQEAITIDRLVAEAGVSARSIFRAFDRSRGYSPMAFAKSVRLRRAREALMSGEPGISVTATAFKCNFASPGHFARDYREAFGELPSETIARTRR, encoded by the coding sequence ATGACTGATGCCGGAACCGAGCCTCTACACCGATTTCCGGTGTTTCGGACATCCGATCCCGAGGAGCTCAGGCATTTCGGGTCGACATTGTTCGGGGCGGCCCGGATCGATCTTGGCGAAACCGACAGGTTCGAGGCGCGCGTCAATCTCATTACGCTTCCGGAAATCGGCCTGGCCTTTGGCGCCACCAGCTGTGACCTTGCAGCGGATCATTTGGCGGCCGACTTCATTCGGCTGCAGATCGCGCTGAAGGGCCACGCCACCACCGCAGCCGCGGGGCTGACGACCGATATCAGCCAACGCCAGCTCGCGATCACCCCGTCCGGCGCCGCCTCGCGGACGGTTTGCGAAGCGGGGCATGAACGCCTGACGCTTCGCCTCAACCAGGGCGCATTGCTGCAGAAGATGACCGCGCTCATCGGCGTCAAGCCGAGGGGCGAATTGGTCTTCCAGTCCGCGATCGGCGCAGACCAGCCCCATGCGCAGGGCCTTTGCCAGCTGCTGCAGTTTCTGTCGCGGCAACTGGATTCGACGGCATCCAGTTTGCCCGCGGCCGCTTGCCACGAACTGGAGCAGGCGGTGCAGATCGCCTTTCTGTGGGCCAGCCGCCACACCTTCAGCCATTTGCTGGAACGTCAGGAAAAGCAACCGGCGCCCGGCGTGGTCCGGCGGCTGGAGGATTTCATCGAAGCCAACTGGCAGGAGGCGATCACGATCGACCGGCTGGTCGCCGAGGCCGGCGTCAGCGCGCGATCGATCTTCAGGGCCTTCGATCGCAGCCGGGGTTATTCGCCGATGGCCTTCGCCAAGTCGGTCCGGCTCCGGCGTGCAAGAGAGGCGCTGATGTCGGGCGAACCCGGCATCAGCGTGACGGCGACCGCATTCAAATGCAATTTTGCAAGCCCGGGTCATTTCGCCAGGGACTATCGCGAGGCCTTTGGCGAACTCCCCTCCGAGACCATTGCCCGGACCCGCCGCTGA
- a CDS encoding MAPEG family protein — translation MYHFTALITCLAILFYLFTGIQVSKARVALGVKAPATSGHPDFERVFRVQMNTLEWMPVFLPSLWLFAVYISDAAAALLGLVWIAGRILYLAGYSRAAAKRGPGFAVQGLAAGVLWLGALGAIVWRLVHT, via the coding sequence ATGTACCATTTCACCGCCCTCATCACCTGCCTCGCCATCCTGTTCTACTTGTTCACCGGCATTCAGGTATCGAAGGCGCGCGTTGCATTGGGCGTGAAGGCGCCGGCCACGTCGGGCCATCCCGATTTCGAGCGGGTGTTCCGGGTGCAGATGAACACGCTGGAATGGATGCCGGTTTTCCTGCCCTCGCTCTGGCTGTTTGCGGTCTACATCAGCGATGCCGCCGCGGCCTTATTGGGCCTGGTGTGGATCGCCGGCCGCATCCTCTACTTGGCCGGCTATTCGCGGGCCGCGGCCAAGCGCGGGCCGGGCTTTGCGGTTCAGGGGCTCGCGGCCGGCGTGCTCTGGCTGGGCGCGCTCGGCGCCATCGTCTGGCGTCTCGTTCACACCTGA
- a CDS encoding lipocalin-like domain-containing protein, translating to MNDSVRISRRAFAGGLVFLGLGRVPALAQGFAGLGESADGFAPVVPGKTFAFPADHGPHPEFRIEWWYVTANLKDSTGAAYGAQWTLFRQASRPGAQQEGWASQQIWMGHAAVTRADTHRSSETFARGGVGQAGVEPKPFQAWIDSWAMRGGEAMRDTMLAPLELTASGADFSYTLRLDADRPLVLQGNAGYSRKSERGQASYYYSQPFFKATGRIGIGDKAAEVTGLAWMDREWSSQPLAPDQTGWDWFSLHLDSGEKLMLYRLRQKDGRADLFGNWIQPDGRSSEIASSDNTMTPTASTEIEGRKIPTAWRIVIPARGLAIETTPLNAKSWMGTSFPYWEGPISFAGSHAGLGYLELTGY from the coding sequence ATGAACGATAGTGTCAGGATATCCCGCCGCGCCTTTGCGGGCGGCCTTGTCTTTCTCGGGCTCGGCCGGGTGCCGGCGCTGGCGCAGGGCTTTGCCGGTCTCGGCGAGAGCGCGGATGGGTTCGCGCCCGTGGTGCCCGGCAAGACCTTCGCGTTTCCCGCCGATCACGGTCCGCATCCGGAGTTTCGCATCGAGTGGTGGTACGTGACGGCCAATCTCAAGGACTCGACCGGCGCGGCCTATGGCGCGCAGTGGACCTTGTTTCGCCAGGCATCGCGGCCGGGCGCGCAACAAGAGGGCTGGGCCAGCCAGCAGATCTGGATGGGCCACGCCGCCGTCACCCGCGCCGACACCCACCGCAGCAGTGAAACCTTCGCCCGCGGCGGCGTCGGCCAGGCCGGTGTCGAACCAAAACCGTTTCAAGCCTGGATCGATTCCTGGGCAATGCGCGGGGGCGAGGCGATGCGCGACACCATGCTGGCGCCGCTCGAACTCACCGCATCGGGCGCCGATTTCAGCTACACGCTGCGGCTCGATGCCGACCGGCCGCTGGTGCTGCAGGGCAACGCCGGCTACAGCCGCAAATCCGAGCGCGGGCAGGCCTCGTATTATTACAGCCAGCCCTTCTTCAAGGCGACCGGCCGCATCGGCATCGGCGACAAAGCCGCCGAGGTCACCGGCCTTGCCTGGATGGACCGCGAATGGAGCAGCCAGCCGCTCGCCCCGGATCAGACCGGCTGGGACTGGTTCTCGCTGCATCTCGACTCCGGTGAAAAGCTCATGCTGTACCGGCTGCGTCAGAAGGACGGCCGCGCCGATCTGTTCGGCAACTGGATCCAGCCCGACGGCCGCTCCAGCGAAATCGCATCCAGCGATAACACGATGACGCCGACGGCATCGACCGAGATCGAAGGCCGCAAGATCCCGACCGCATGGCGCATCGTCATCCCCGCGCGCGGCCTCGCGATCGAGACCACGCCTCTGAACGCGAAGAGCTGGATGGGTACCAGCTTCCCTTACTGGGAGGGACCGATCAGCTTTGCCGGCAGCCACGCCGGACTAGGATATCTGGAACTGACCGGCTATTGA